The stretch of DNA CGGAGCTTCCTCTCCGTGACGGCGGGGTCTTCCAGGAGCAGCACCTTGTCCTTGTCCTGCACGCCGGTCATGTGCAGGTGGTCGCCGTCGTCCCGCTCCCGGCCCCGGTACAGCAGCCGCTGCTCCCTGGGCCACAGCCCGGTGGCCAGTGACAGCAGCACCTTGAGGTCGCCGAAGGTGGAGGTGGCGTCGATGGACACGTCGTGCTGCCACCCGCCGCAGCCGGCGGACACCCGCACCAGGATGGCCTCGACCACGCCGTCGTCGTCCGGCCCCCGGCGCTTCTGCACCAGCATCCCGCCGGGCCGCACCTTCCACTCGATCCTCTCGTGCTCGGCCACCATGGCGCACATGTCGACCCCGCCGCCGATGCCCACCGTGCTTTTGGACCGGCTCCGGAACAGCCTCCTCGGGCTCGGGATCTTCACCATCTCCTCCTCTGACGCGTTCTCTCTGTTCCTCTCTGCCTTGCGTGTGCGATGAACAGATGATGCCGATGGATGGCTAGCTAAGGTGCTCTCTGGGTGTTGTGCTGCGTGAGGCTTGATGGAGAGACGCCTGGGATTTTATAGGTGGAGAAGGTGCCGAGGATGAGGACGAGAGCCGTGCGCGGGCGCGAAAAAGGAGAATTAAGATATGGTCATCAATTGACCGGCGATCTGATGATTGCACATGCGCGGGGGGAGACCTGCGGCGCCGTATTCTATTCATTGCAAGCGCTGAACTCCATATAGCATATCGAAGAAGAGATCACTCGATCGGTTGGAGGCGCGCACAATGATACCCGTCGCGTCATTGGTGTCGATTTAGGTCATcaagttttttttttctttttgagaaaAATTTAGGTCATCAAGTGAAATGTAATGGGTGTGTTCCGTTCCGAGGCCCAATTCTCGTGTTTGGTCCACGGAGGAACGGGAACCCACTCATTCCTCAGAACAACATATTCGTTAGATATGCCGAATCTGGCCGTTCTTCCAAATCAGCCGAACCACGCGGAATGGCTCGCTCGCTCGCTTCTCTCTCGCAACTCGCCCACCCTGCGGCCCGCGCCCCAGCCGCCCGTGACCTCTGCCCTCTCTCCCTCGATGCCCATGGCGGCGGCCGTAGCACCTCCCCTCCGCAGCAATCCCCGTCTGTGGCCGCAGCGGACGCGCAGCCGAGGACTGGCTCGTCGGAGATGCGACTTGCATCACGCCTGCTACACTGTTGTTTACCGCCCCTCGTCTCTCCGGTGGTTTAGGAACGGCGGCGGCCAACGTACAGATCGGGGTGATCCAGCCGCTAAAGGAGCTACTCAATCTGAAAGGCGACGAGCGTCGTGTCCACTCCTTGGACGGAGACATCTTGGTGCTATACAAGCGGCTGCTTGATCTGGACGGCTGACGCCCGCAGCTGGAGCTGGCAGATAAGGCATTTGTAGATGGTCACAACCATGCAGCGACTAAGAGCATCTCCATTCGCTCCCCCAACAGCCTCCTAGGACGAGATTTTTTACGCTGGCACCGAAAAAATCCTCCAGTCGGCCCCTCATTACACCGAATTCCGCCAGTTTGGCTCATTTCCCAGCGATCCCAGGCCGAACCCAGCGCACCGGGGAGCACGTGGGGGCTCCGGCGGAAGGAAAAACGGTGCATGTGCCATCATTGTCAGGCGAAAAATGATTTTTCCACGTCCAGATTCGCCCCCTCCACGCACTACCCCTTCCGCCGCCGTGCCGATCCCGGCGACGCCCACCTGCCCACCGTCGCTAGGAAGGCCATTTCCTTGCCGAAAAGAGAGGGTTCGCTGCGGCATCCTCCATCCCGCTCTTGGGCGAGCTTTCCGGCGCTGCGGCCACGCAGGTGGGGATACCGGCAGCTGCGCGCCTACCACGCCCGCCAGGTGTTCGGAGGTTTGTCTGCTCGGTCGTGGACTTGGACGACGAGGAGGCATTCGcggcgctgctggaggaggaagccgaggccGACGCCTAGGACGAAGAGCACCTCATGGTCCTCGCCGCTCTGGTCGGCCTGTTTGCGAGTAATGcaaagccgcggcgaggtggcttgGCGTCGTGCTGCCAGAAGAGCAAGCAAAGGCATCGCTTGGAGGGCTATTGCTTGCTCTATGCCGACTACTTCGCCGACGCTCCACTGCATGGTGAGAAAGTATTTCGGCGTCGATATCAGATaagccgaaagctcttcctcaggattgtgaattccatctgggagttcgacaactacttcaagtgcaagaaggattgcaccggcacacttggattcacctcactccagaagtgcacgacagctaTGAGGATAAGGAGCTCCCGGTGATATACTGGAAGACTATGgacgcatggccgagtccaccaccATTGAGTGTTTGTACAAGTTCTGcagggcagtggtggcagtgtttggaccaCAATACTTGCGATCACCCAATGatgaagacactgctcggatcctagcacaAAATGCAGCAAGATAATTTCCTgagatgcttggaagcatcgaatGCATGCATTGGGCATGAAAAAAAAAGTCCATTTGCTTcacaggggatgtacaaaggcgtcAAAGGAGCTTACAGTGTGGTACTTGAGGCAGTGtcacacaggacctctggatttgtcactcctttgctatgccaggaactcacaatgacatcaacgtacTGCAGTGCTCGAatgtctttgccaagcttgttgaaggtcatgCTTCTCCGGTGAACTTTGAGGTCAGTGGAAGCCAAACAAGAG from Triticum urartu cultivar G1812 chromosome 3, Tu2.1, whole genome shotgun sequence encodes:
- the LOC125548902 gene encoding BAG family molecular chaperone regulator 2-like, with protein sequence MVKIPSPRRLFRSRSKSTVGIGGGVDMCAMVAEHERIEWKVRPGGMLVQKRRGPDDDGVVEAILVRVSAGCGGWQHDVSIDATSTFGDLKVLLSLATGLWPREQRLLYRGRERDDGDHLHMTGVQDKDKVLLLEDPAVTERKLRSTSLAQLMGVPCHSFIQV